The nucleotide sequence CGCGCGTGGGGGGCCTGCGCGGGAAGTCCTCGCGGCCACCAGGCACCATGGCGCCGGGTGATCACGGGCACGGGGTTCGGTGATGCCCGACGAACCGAGGAGGAGCCGCCGGTGCGGACGAGAGCTGCGGTGCTGCGCGAGCCGGAGACCGAGTACGAGATCGTCGAGCTGGAGGTCCTCGACCCCGGCCCCGGCGAGGTGCTGGTCGAGATGGCCTACGCGGGTCTCTGCCACTCCGACGAGCACCTGCGGCACTCCAACCCCGGCGGGCGGTACCCGATCGTCGGCGGGCACGAGGGCTCCGGCGTCGTCCAGGCGGTGGGCCCCGGGGTGACCGGCGTCGCCCCCGGCGACCACGTCGTCACCAGTTTCCTCCCCGCCTGCGGGCACTGCCGGTTCTGCGCGCGCGGCAAGTCCAACCTGTGCGACAAGGGCGCCACGATCGCCAGCGGCCAGCTGCCCAGCGGGACGTTCCCGTTCCGGCTGGACGGCGAGCCGCTCGGCGGGTTCTGCATGGTCGGCGCCTTCGCCCGGCACACCCTGCTCAGCGAGTTCTCCTGCGTGCGGATCGAGCCGCACGTCCCGCTCGACACCGCCGCCCTGGTGGCGTGCAGCGTGCCCACGGGCTGGGGGTCGGCGGTCTACTCCGGAGACGTGCACCCCGGTGACACGGTTGTCGTCGTCGGCCTGGGCGGCGTCGGTGTCAACGCCGTGCAGGGTGCGGTGCACGCCGGCGCGCTGCACGTGATCGGCGTCGACCCGGTGGCGATGAAGCGGGAGTTCGCCGAGTCGCTGGGCGCCACGCACACGGTCGCCGACTCCGGCGAGGCCGTCGGGCTCGCCCGGCAGCTGTCGCGGGGCACCGGCGCCGACGTCGTCGTCGTCACCGTCGGCAAGATGTCCGCGGAGGTGTACGCCGGTGCCGCGGCGTGCCTGGGCAAGGCGGGCACGCTGGTGCTCACGGCGCTGGCCGACCGGCCCGGTGAGGGCGACGTCTCGCTGAACGGGCAGCTGGCGACGGTGTTCGAGCACCGCATCCAGGGCTCGCTGTTCGGGTCGTGCAACCCCTTCCGCGACATCCCGGCGCTGCTGCGGCTGCACGAGGAGGGCCGGCTGGAGCTCGACCGGCTGATCACCCGCCGCTACTCGCTCGACGAGGTCAACCAGGGCTACCGGGACCAGGCCGCCGGCGTGACCGTCCGCGGCCTCCTCGACCACTCCCGCTGACCCCGCCCGACCACCCGGGCATAGGAGGCTATGCCTACGGAATCGCGACGGAAACCGTAGGCATAGCCTCCTATGCCTGCGCGGGGCGAGGGGCGGGGGCGGGGTTGGCGCCCCGGTCCGGTGGGCAGCCCGGGGAGATGAGTGAGCCCCGCATCGCCGTCCTCGACGTCGACGGCACCCTGGTCGACACGAACTACCAGCACGCGCTCGCCTGGTACCGGGCGTTCCGGTCGCTGGGGGAGACGTACCCGGTGTGGCGGATCCACCGGCTGATCGGCATGGGCGGCGACCGGCTGCCGGCGGCCCTCGGCGGGGAGGACACCGAGCAGCGCATCGGTCAGCAGGCCCGGGACCGCTGGAGCGAGGAGTTCGACCGGCTGATCGACGAGATCGCGCCGCTGCCGGGCGCCCGCGACCTGGTGGCGGCGCTCCGGGAGCGGGGCCACCGGGTGGTCCTGGCCAGCTCGGGCAAGGCGAAGCACGTCGACCACTTCCTCGACCTGCTCGCCGTCCGGGACCTGGCCGAGGCGTGGACCACCAGCGACGACGTCGAGTCGAGCAAGCCGGCGCCCGACCTGCTGCAGGTGGCGCTGGAGAAGCTGGGCGCGGCCGCAGACACGCCCAGCGTGGTCATCGGCGACTCGGTGTTCGACGTCGAGGCCGCGAAGAACGCCGGGATGCCGGCGATCGTCGTCCGGTCGGGCGGGTTCGGTGACGACGAGCTGCGCGACGCCGGGGCGGTCGCCATCTGCGACACGCCAGGCGACATCATGGCCGTCCTGGACACGACCGACCTCTCCTGACCCGGCGGCGGAGGCGGGCTCCCCGGTGGGCGAGCTACCCCGTGTGCGGGTAGCGGCCGAGCCGGCGGAGGGCCTCGTCGGGGCGGTCGGTGATGAGGGCGTCGACGCCCAGGCCGATCAGGTAGTCGATGTCCGCGGGGGAGTTCGCCGTCCAGACGTGCACCTCCTTGCCGGCCGCGTGCGCCTGCGCCACGTAGCCCGGGTCGGCCCGCAGCAGGAACACCCCGGGGCCGACGGCGCTCATCGAGCCCGCCAGCAGGTCGGTGCGCACCGGCCGCAGCCGCTTGCCGATGAGCTGCACGGTCGGCACTCCCGGCGCCAGTGCGGAGACCCGGCGCACTGCCAGCTGGGAGAAGCTCATCACCCGGACCGCCGGCCGGCCGGCCCACTGGGCGGCCCGGTCGCCCTGGACCAGGCCGTAGTGGCGCAGCGAGCGCACCAGCGCCTCCTCGACGCGCCCGGTGTGCCGGGTCGGGTGCTTGGTCTCGATGGCCAGCCGGACGCTGCCGGGCGTCGAGGTCGCGTACTCGAGCAGCCGGTCGAGGGTGAGCACGCGGCCGTCCTCGATATCGGGCTCGTCGGTGACTGCGGTGATCTCGTCGTCCCGCCAGCGACGGGCTCGGCGCCGGGCGCCGAACCGGAACTCCTCCAGCTCCTGGAGGCGCAGCGCCGAGACGACGCCGCGGCCGTCGGAGGTATGCCTGACCCTGCGGTCGTGCACGCAGACCAGGACGCCGTCGCGGGTCATGCGGACGTCGCACTCGACCGCGTCGGCGCCGACGACCGTGGCGTGCCGGTAGGCGGCGAGGGTGTGCTCCGGTGCCTCGGCGGTGGCTCCGCGGTGGGCGACGACCTCGGGAGCGGTCACGTCCGGGGAGGGCGCGGCGCAGGACCAGTCGGCACCCGGAGATCATCCCTGCCCGGCACGGAGAACGCGACGGGTCGCTAGACCGCCAGCCGGGCGCGGTACTCCGGGACGGTCACCATCGGCGGCCGCTCGTCGACGGCGACGGCGCTGCTGCGCGGCACGAACCCCGCGCCGTCCTGCCGGAACTGGGTGAGCAGCCCGCTCGGCTGCCGCGCGCAGGCCGCCCGCGCCAGCACGGTGGCCACCACCTGCCCGGCCATCTCGCCCAGCGCCTCGACGCTCTGCGACGTGTGCCGGCGCTCGCCGAGATCGACCTGGGCCAGCGAGCCGAGACCGCCCTGCCGCAGCAGGTCGACAAGCAGGCCCACCTCGACGCCGTAGGAGGAGACGAAGGACACCCGCTCCAGCGCCGACCGCCGTCCGGCGTACTCGCCGCCGAGGGGTTGCACGAAGCCGGCGAGCTCGGGCCACAGCGCGTTCAGCAGCGGGCGGGCGGTCAGCTCGGTCACCCGGCCCCCGCCTGCGGGCACCACGGCGCCGCCGACCTCCAGCGGGCGGGTGTAGCAACCCTTCACGTAGTGCACCTGCGGGTCGGTGAGCAGCGGGCCGAGCAGCCCGGGTACGTAGTGGCCGACGTCGCCGAGCAGGTCGGCGTCGAGGAAGACGACGAGGTCGCCGGTCGTCGCGGCCAGCGACTTCCACAGCGCCTCGCCCTTGCCGCGACGGGTGCCGACCCCGGGCAGCACCTCGGTGGTCGCGACCACCTCCGCGCCGGCCGCGCGGGCGACGGCGGCGGTCGCGTCGGTGCTGTCGGAGTCGACGACGACGAGCTCGTCGACCAGTGGGACGCCGCGCACCCAGCGGTCGCGCACGTCGGCGACGAGGCCGCCGACGGTGGACTCCTCGTTGCGGGCCGGCAGGACGACGCTGATCCGGTGGCCACCGCGGCGCTTGGCGTCCAGGAGGGCGGCGGCGTCGATCGCGGCCAGGGAGCGGGCCGTGGTGGTGCGCTGCTCGAACCAGGCGCGGGCGTCGGGTCTCACCGCCTCACTGTCGGCCAGGCCGGCCGCCCGCGCCAGGCCGGGCACCGCTGTTCACCGGCTCGTCACGGAGGTGTTCCCGGCGGGCGCGGTCAGGCAGTGGGGACCGAGCAGAGCAGCCCGGCGAGGTCCTCGGCGGTGAGGTCGTGGGGGAGGGCCCGGCCGTGGGCCAGGTGGGCGCCCGCGGCGAACACCGCGTCCCGCAGCTCGGGGGTGCTGGTGCCACCGGCGATCGAGGTCAGGCCGAACCCCCTCGTGGTGCGGGCGATGGCGCTGAGCACCTGCAGCGCCCGCTCGGGGTCGTCCCGGCCGGACAGGGCGGTGAGGTCGACCCGGACCAGGTCCAGGGCGATGCGGGCGAGCAGCGCGAAGAGGCTGTGGCCCATGCCGTAGTTGTCCAGGCACAGCTTCACGCCGGTGCGCCGCACGGCCTCGAGCTCCGGGATCAGCGCGGCCGAGGAGATCATCAGCGTCTCCTCGGTGAAGGAGAGGACCAGCCGCCCGGGGGGCAGGCCGGAGGCGGCGAGGGCGCCGGCGACCGTGGTGGCCAGCCCCTCGGCGGTCACGAAGCCGGCGGGCAGGCTGACCGCCACGCAGATCCGGTCGTCGGGCAGCCCGGCGGCCATCCGGCAGGCCTCGTGCAGCAGCCACGTCTGCAGCTCGGCGCTGCGGCCCTGGCGCTCGGCGTAGCCCCACAGCTCCAGCCCGCGCACGGTGTCGTGCAGCGGGTGGGACCAGGTCGGGAGGGCGTGCACGTGCTCGATCCGGCCGTCCGGCCCGCAACCGGCGTCCA is from Blastococcus sp. HT6-4 and encodes:
- a CDS encoding HAD family hydrolase — its product is MSEPRIAVLDVDGTLVDTNYQHALAWYRAFRSLGETYPVWRIHRLIGMGGDRLPAALGGEDTEQRIGQQARDRWSEEFDRLIDEIAPLPGARDLVAALRERGHRVVLASSGKAKHVDHFLDLLAVRDLAEAWTTSDDVESSKPAPDLLQVALEKLGAAADTPSVVIGDSVFDVEAAKNAGMPAIVVRSGGFGDDELRDAGAVAICDTPGDIMAVLDTTDLS
- a CDS encoding glycerophosphodiester phosphodiesterase family protein; protein product: MTAPEVVAHRGATAEAPEHTLAAYRHATVVGADAVECDVRMTRDGVLVCVHDRRVRHTSDGRGVVSALRLQELEEFRFGARRRARRWRDDEITAVTDEPDIEDGRVLTLDRLLEYATSTPGSVRLAIETKHPTRHTGRVEEALVRSLRHYGLVQGDRAAQWAGRPAVRVMSFSQLAVRRVSALAPGVPTVQLIGKRLRPVRTDLLAGSMSAVGPGVFLLRADPGYVAQAHAAGKEVHVWTANSPADIDYLIGLGVDALITDRPDEALRRLGRYPHTG
- a CDS encoding glucosyl-3-phosphoglycerate synthase yields the protein MRPDARAWFEQRTTTARSLAAIDAAALLDAKRRGGHRISVVLPARNEESTVGGLVADVRDRWVRGVPLVDELVVVDSDSTDATAAVARAAGAEVVATTEVLPGVGTRRGKGEALWKSLAATTGDLVVFLDADLLGDVGHYVPGLLGPLLTDPQVHYVKGCYTRPLEVGGAVVPAGGGRVTELTARPLLNALWPELAGFVQPLGGEYAGRRSALERVSFVSSYGVEVGLLVDLLRQGGLGSLAQVDLGERRHTSQSVEALGEMAGQVVATVLARAACARQPSGLLTQFRQDGAGFVPRSSAVAVDERPPMVTVPEYRARLAV
- a CDS encoding NDMA-dependent alcohol dehydrogenase yields the protein MRTRAAVLREPETEYEIVELEVLDPGPGEVLVEMAYAGLCHSDEHLRHSNPGGRYPIVGGHEGSGVVQAVGPGVTGVAPGDHVVTSFLPACGHCRFCARGKSNLCDKGATIASGQLPSGTFPFRLDGEPLGGFCMVGAFARHTLLSEFSCVRIEPHVPLDTAALVACSVPTGWGSAVYSGDVHPGDTVVVVGLGGVGVNAVQGAVHAGALHVIGVDPVAMKREFAESLGATHTVADSGEAVGLARQLSRGTGADVVVVTVGKMSAEVYAGAAACLGKAGTLVLTALADRPGEGDVSLNGQLATVFEHRIQGSLFGSCNPFRDIPALLRLHEEGRLELDRLITRRYSLDEVNQGYRDQAAGVTVRGLLDHSR